In Rhizobiales bacterium NRL2, a genomic segment contains:
- a CDS encoding NADH:ubiquinone oxidoreductase subunit J, translated as MILPTIAFYLFAIVTVACGFMVIAARNPVHSVLFLILAFFNSAGLFVLMGAEFLAMILVIVYVGAVAVLFMFVVMMLDINFVEMRQGFLQYLPVGLLVGVVLLIEILMVVGAWVIAPETAGTVAAPAPPPGVRENTAALGDLVYTRYVYLFQAAGMILLVAMIGAIVLTLRSRPGVKRQKISAQVSRSRADSVEVRKIRPGQGI; from the coding sequence GTGATACTGCCGACTATCGCATTCTACCTGTTCGCGATCGTGACCGTGGCCTGCGGCTTCATGGTCATCGCCGCGCGCAATCCGGTCCATTCGGTGCTGTTCCTGATTCTGGCCTTCTTCAACTCGGCCGGGCTGTTCGTGCTGATGGGCGCCGAATTCCTGGCGATGATCCTGGTCATCGTCTATGTCGGCGCGGTGGCCGTGCTGTTCATGTTCGTGGTCATGATGCTCGACATCAATTTCGTCGAGATGCGCCAGGGCTTCCTGCAGTACCTGCCGGTCGGGCTGCTGGTCGGCGTCGTTCTGCTGATCGAGATCCTGATGGTCGTCGGCGCCTGGGTCATCGCGCCGGAAACGGCGGGAACCGTCGCCGCGCCCGCGCCGCCACCCGGCGTGCGCGAGAACACGGCCGCGCTCGGCGACCTCGTCTACACCCGCTATGTCTATCTCTTCCAGGCGGCCGGCATGATCCTGCTGGTGGCGATGATCGGCGCCATCGTGCTGACGCTGCGCAGCCGGCCCGGCGTCAAGCGCCAGAAGATCTCCGCGCAGGTTTCGCGCAGCCGCGCCGATTCGGTCGAGGTCAGGAAGATCCGCCCCGGGCAGGGCATCTGA
- a CDS encoding NADH-quinone oxidoreductase subunit K, with protein sequence MEIGLGHYLTVAAILFTLGIFGIFLNRKNVIIILMSIELMLLAVNINLVAFSAHLGDMVGQIFAMFVLTVAAAEAAIGLAILVVYFRNRGSIAVEDINMMKG encoded by the coding sequence ATGGAAATCGGTCTCGGCCACTATCTCACCGTCGCGGCGATCCTGTTCACGCTGGGCATCTTCGGCATCTTCCTGAACCGGAAGAACGTCATCATCATCCTGATGTCGATCGAGCTGATGCTGCTGGCGGTCAACATCAACCTGGTGGCCTTTTCGGCGCATCTGGGGGACATGGTCGGCCAGATCTTCGCCATGTTCGTGCTGACCGTCGCCGCCGCGGAGGCGGCCATCGGCCTCGCCATCCTGGTGGTCTATTTCCGCAACCGCGGTTCCATCGCGGTCGAAGACATCAACATGATGAAGGGCTGA
- a CDS encoding NADH-quinone oxidoreductase subunit L, which produces MYSLIVFAPLLGAILAGFFGRMIGDRGSMLVTSGLMTLAAVLSWIVFFDVTFGHAPTHVELLTWITAGEFRVNWALQVDQLTAVMLIVVNTVACLVHWYSIGYMAHDPHKARFFSYLSLFTFAMLMLVTSDNFVQLYFGWEGVGLASYLLIGFWYHKPSANAAAMKAFIVNRVGDFGFALGIAGIFLVFEDVTFAGVFAATPEVAGQTFQFLGYEVDILTTICLLLFMGAMGKSAQLPLHTWLPDAMEGPTPVSALIHAATMVTAGVFLVVRCSHMFEYSPDALAVVTVVGASTAFFAATIGLVQNDIKRVIAYSTCSQLGYMFFAAGLSAYPVAIFHLFTHAFFKALLFLGAGSVIHAVADEQDMRKMGGLARHIKKTYVLMWIGSLALAGIGIPYVFGFAGFYSKDLIVESAFGAGSGVGQFAYIMGVGAAIMTAFYSWRLLFMTFHGKPRAPRETMAHIHDSPPVMMIPLYILAVGAVFSGLLFIGPLTGHHWHDFWGDSILILPQHGAMEAAHEVPLWVKLSPLVASLVGILIAWFMYVRKTDLPGNFANTHRPLYLFLLNKWYFDELYDWIFVKPAKALGRILWKGGDGRIIDGLGPDGISASVLRATRRITMLQTGYVYHYAFAMLIGIAVLVTFYFYAIGV; this is translated from the coding sequence ATCTATTCGCTGATCGTCTTCGCCCCGCTGCTGGGCGCCATCCTTGCCGGCTTCTTCGGCCGCATGATCGGCGACCGGGGTTCGATGCTGGTCACCTCCGGCCTGATGACCCTGGCGGCGGTGCTGTCGTGGATCGTCTTCTTCGACGTGACCTTCGGCCACGCGCCGACCCACGTCGAGCTTCTGACCTGGATCACCGCCGGGGAGTTCCGGGTGAACTGGGCCCTGCAGGTCGATCAGCTCACGGCCGTGATGCTGATCGTGGTCAACACGGTCGCGTGCCTGGTGCACTGGTACTCGATCGGCTACATGGCCCACGATCCGCACAAGGCGCGCTTCTTCAGCTATCTGTCGCTGTTCACCTTCGCGATGCTGATGCTGGTGACCAGCGACAACTTCGTGCAGCTCTATTTCGGCTGGGAGGGTGTCGGTCTCGCATCCTACCTGCTGATCGGGTTCTGGTACCACAAGCCCTCGGCCAACGCCGCGGCGATGAAGGCCTTCATCGTCAACCGCGTCGGCGATTTCGGCTTCGCCCTGGGCATTGCCGGCATCTTCCTGGTGTTCGAGGACGTGACCTTCGCCGGGGTCTTCGCGGCCACACCGGAAGTCGCGGGCCAGACCTTCCAGTTCCTAGGCTACGAAGTCGACATCCTGACGACCATCTGCCTGCTGCTGTTCATGGGCGCGATGGGCAAGTCGGCGCAGCTGCCGCTGCACACCTGGCTGCCGGACGCAATGGAGGGCCCGACTCCGGTTTCCGCGCTGATCCACGCGGCGACCATGGTCACCGCCGGCGTCTTCCTGGTGGTCCGCTGCAGCCACATGTTCGAGTACTCGCCGGACGCCCTGGCCGTGGTCACGGTGGTCGGCGCATCGACGGCGTTCTTCGCCGCCACCATCGGTCTGGTGCAGAACGACATCAAGCGGGTGATTGCCTATTCGACCTGCTCCCAGCTGGGCTACATGTTCTTCGCCGCCGGCCTCTCGGCCTATCCCGTGGCGATCTTCCACCTGTTCACCCACGCCTTCTTCAAGGCGCTGCTGTTCCTGGGCGCCGGCTCGGTCATTCACGCCGTCGCGGACGAACAGGACATGCGCAAGATGGGCGGCCTCGCCCGGCACATCAAGAAGACCTACGTCCTGATGTGGATCGGCAGCCTGGCGCTCGCCGGCATCGGCATACCCTATGTCTTCGGCTTCGCCGGTTTCTATTCCAAGGACCTGATCGTGGAGAGCGCCTTCGGCGCCGGCAGCGGGGTCGGGCAGTTCGCCTATATCATGGGTGTGGGGGCCGCGATCATGACCGCCTTCTACTCCTGGCGGCTGCTGTTCATGACCTTCCATGGCAAGCCGCGCGCGCCGCGGGAAACCATGGCCCACATACACGACTCGCCGCCGGTGATGATGATTCCGCTCTACATCCTGGCGGTCGGCGCGGTGTTCTCCGGCCTGCTGTTCATCGGTCCGCTCACCGGGCATCACTGGCACGACTTCTGGGGCGACTCGATCCTGATCCTGCCCCAGCACGGCGCCATGGAGGCGGCCCACGAGGTGCCGCTGTGGGTCAAGCTCTCGCCGCTGGTGGCCTCGCTGGTCGGCATCCTGATCGCGTGGTTCATGTACGTGCGCAAGACCGATCTGCCGGGCAACTTCGCCAACACCCATCGGCCGCTCTACCTGTTCCTGCTGAACAAGTGGTACTTCGACGAGCTCTATGACTGGATCTTCGTGAAGCCCGCCAAGGCGCTCGGCCGGATCCTCTGGAAGGGTGGCGACGGCCGGATCATCGACGGGCTGGGACCCGACGGCATTTCCGCCAGCGTCCTCAGGGCCACCCGGCGGATCACGATGCTGCAGACGGGCTACGTCTACCACTACGCCTTCGCCATGCTGATCGGCATCGCCGTATTGGTGACCTTCTACTTCTATGCCATCGGGGTCTGA
- a CDS encoding biotin--[acetyl-CoA-carboxylase] ligase has product MTAPAFRFRRVSLGDVGSTNDEARARLDMLAGGPYVVTGVRQLSGRGRRGRNWVSPAGNVYASFTLTPEAPLSRYPELSFVAALAVSDAARSFVHEAGRVRCKWPNDVLIDGAKVSGILLETAQAEGRTAVIVGIGVNVASRPTDTPYAATALTEHAPDATSEQVFAALVEALTARIGRWERKGFAAIRHAWLERADGLGEPVVARLSDREVHGRFVDLAPDGALMLENDLGDMVRIAAGDVFRPRTES; this is encoded by the coding sequence ATGACCGCGCCCGCCTTTCGCTTCCGCCGCGTTTCGCTTGGCGATGTCGGCTCCACCAATGACGAGGCGCGGGCGAGGCTGGACATGCTGGCAGGCGGACCCTATGTCGTGACAGGCGTTCGCCAGCTTTCGGGCCGGGGGCGCCGCGGTCGGAACTGGGTCAGCCCGGCGGGCAATGTCTACGCATCCTTCACGCTGACGCCCGAAGCGCCGCTCAGCCGCTATCCGGAACTGTCCTTCGTCGCCGCACTGGCGGTGTCGGATGCAGCGCGGAGTTTCGTGCATGAAGCCGGTCGCGTTCGATGCAAGTGGCCCAATGACGTGCTGATCGACGGCGCCAAGGTCTCGGGCATCCTGCTCGAGACCGCGCAGGCCGAGGGGCGCACTGCGGTGATCGTCGGCATCGGAGTCAACGTCGCCTCCAGACCGACGGACACGCCCTATGCGGCAACGGCGTTGACCGAGCACGCCCCGGACGCCACGTCGGAGCAGGTCTTCGCGGCGCTGGTGGAGGCGCTCACGGCACGCATCGGCAGGTGGGAGCGCAAGGGCTTCGCCGCCATCCGGCACGCGTGGCTGGAGCGCGCCGACGGTCTGGGGGAGCCGGTCGTGGCACGGCTTTCGGACAGGGAAGTGCATGGCCGCTTCGTCGACCTCGCCCCGGACGGCGCGCTGATGCTGGAAAACGACTTGGGGGACATGGTACGCATCGCCGCCGGCGACGTCTTCCGCCCGAGAACGGAAAGCTAG
- a CDS encoding NADH-quinone oxidoreductase subunit N, with product MIHDYGLAGPEIFLAIASMVLLMVGVFNKSATAVRVTCWLAVLSMIVALVLVVASPQDGVTFAGMFVSDAFARFVKVLILAGSAVSIIMSMSFIEREQMNRFEYPVLVTIATLGMMMMVSASDLISLYLALELQSLPLYVLAAFRRDSVRATEAGLKYFVLGALSSGMLLYGCSMIYGFTGSTGFEGIAAALQGSERAGLGLVIGIVFLSAGLAFKVSAVPFHMWTPDVYEGAPTPVTAFFAAAPKVAALALFMRAFLEPFGGLEADWRQIIWFISVLSMVLGAFAAIGQTNIKRLMAYSSIGHVGYALIGLAAATPEGVRGVLIYVAIYLVMNLGTFACILAMRRGEHMVEGLDDLKGLAKTHPGMALALAVFMFSLAGIPPLAGFFGKFYVFMSAVNAGLYVLAVIGVVSSVVGAFYYLRIIKLMYFDEAQEPLSRGYGRDLGLIMGVSAVLIVAFVIVPSWLVDSAGAAARSLFG from the coding sequence ATGATCCACGACTACGGTCTCGCCGGCCCGGAGATCTTCCTGGCCATCGCCTCCATGGTCCTGCTCATGGTCGGCGTGTTCAACAAGAGCGCCACGGCCGTGCGGGTCACCTGCTGGCTGGCGGTGCTGTCGATGATCGTCGCGCTGGTGCTTGTCGTCGCCAGCCCGCAGGACGGCGTGACCTTCGCCGGCATGTTCGTCTCCGACGCCTTCGCCCGCTTCGTGAAGGTGCTGATCCTCGCCGGTTCCGCGGTCTCCATCATCATGTCCATGTCGTTCATCGAGCGCGAGCAGATGAACCGTTTCGAGTATCCGGTGCTGGTCACCATCGCCACGCTCGGCATGATGATGATGGTTTCGGCCAGCGACCTGATCTCGCTCTATCTCGCGCTCGAACTGCAGAGCCTGCCGCTCTACGTGCTGGCCGCGTTCCGTCGCGATTCGGTGCGCGCGACCGAGGCGGGGCTGAAATACTTCGTCCTCGGCGCCCTGTCGTCGGGCATGCTGCTCTACGGCTGCTCGATGATCTACGGCTTCACCGGCTCGACCGGCTTCGAGGGCATCGCGGCTGCGCTGCAGGGTTCGGAGCGCGCCGGGCTCGGGCTGGTCATCGGCATCGTCTTCCTGTCCGCCGGGCTGGCCTTCAAGGTCTCGGCCGTGCCGTTCCACATGTGGACGCCGGATGTCTACGAGGGCGCGCCGACGCCGGTCACGGCCTTTTTCGCCGCCGCGCCGAAGGTCGCGGCGCTGGCGCTGTTCATGCGCGCCTTCCTGGAGCCGTTCGGCGGCCTGGAGGCCGACTGGCGGCAGATCATCTGGTTCATCTCGGTGCTCTCCATGGTGCTCGGCGCCTTCGCCGCCATCGGCCAGACGAACATCAAGCGCCTGATGGCCTATTCCTCGATCGGCCATGTCGGCTACGCCCTGATCGGTCTGGCGGCGGCGACGCCGGAAGGCGTGCGCGGCGTGCTGATCTACGTCGCCATCTACCTGGTGATGAACCTCGGCACCTTCGCCTGCATCCTGGCGATGCGCCGCGGCGAGCACATGGTCGAGGGGCTGGACGATCTCAAGGGCCTGGCGAAGACCCACCCGGGCATGGCGCTGGCGCTGGCGGTGTTCATGTTCTCGCTGGCCGGCATCCCGCCGCTGGCCGGATTCTTCGGCAAGTTCTACGTCTTCATGTCCGCCGTGAACGCGGGGCTCTACGTCCTCGCCGTGATCGGCGTGGTCTCCAGCGTGGTCGGCGCCTTCTACTATCTGCGCATCATCAAGCTGATGTACTTCGATGAGGCTCAGGAGCCGCTCTCCCGTGGCTATGGACGGGATCTGGGCCTGATCATGGGCGTCAGCGCCGTGCTGATCGTCGCCTTCGTCATCGTGCCGTCCTGGCTGGTCGACAGCGCCGGCGCGGCCGCGCGCTCGCTCTTCGGCTGA
- a CDS encoding NADH-quinone oxidoreductase subunit H produces the protein MADFWSGYLLPFIIILGKILLIVVPMLLAMAYLTLAERKVMGWMQIRRGPNVVGPFGLLQPLADGAKLFFKETILPTGSDKAIFVIAPMLTFILALIGWAVIPFDEGWVLADINVGVLYLFAVSSLGVYGIVMAGWASNSRYAFLGAMRSAAQMVSYEVSIGFVIITVLLCAGTLNLSEIVAAQSNAGVASLLGLENGGILGWYFIPLFPMFIIFFISALAETNRHPFDLPEAEAELVAGYQTEYSSMTFALFFLGEYMNMILMSGLTVILFLGGWHSPIPGETFVPGIIWFALKISMLLFVFIWVRATLPRYRYDQLMRLGWKVFLPISLAAVVIYSGILVYAGWLPGMAS, from the coding sequence ATGGCTGACTTCTGGAGCGGATATCTCCTGCCCTTCATCATCATCCTGGGCAAGATCCTGCTGATCGTCGTGCCGATGCTGCTGGCGATGGCCTATCTGACGCTGGCCGAGCGCAAGGTGATGGGCTGGATGCAGATCCGCCGCGGCCCCAACGTGGTTGGCCCCTTCGGCCTGCTGCAGCCACTGGCCGACGGCGCCAAGCTGTTCTTCAAGGAAACCATCCTGCCGACCGGCTCGGACAAGGCGATCTTCGTCATCGCGCCGATGCTGACCTTCATCCTGGCGCTGATCGGCTGGGCGGTGATCCCCTTCGACGAGGGCTGGGTGCTGGCCGACATCAATGTCGGCGTGCTCTACCTTTTCGCGGTCTCGTCGCTTGGCGTCTATGGCATCGTCATGGCCGGCTGGGCGTCCAATTCGCGCTACGCCTTCCTCGGCGCCATGCGCTCGGCGGCGCAGATGGTTTCCTACGAGGTCTCGATCGGGTTCGTCATCATCACCGTGCTGCTCTGCGCCGGCACGCTGAATCTTTCCGAGATCGTGGCGGCGCAGTCGAACGCCGGCGTGGCCTCGCTGCTCGGTCTGGAGAACGGCGGCATTCTGGGCTGGTACTTCATCCCGCTGTTCCCGATGTTCATCATCTTCTTCATCTCGGCGCTGGCGGAGACGAACCGTCATCCCTTCGATCTGCCGGAGGCCGAAGCCGAGCTGGTCGCGGGCTACCAGACCGAATACTCCTCCATGACATTCGCCCTGTTCTTCCTGGGCGAGTACATGAACATGATCCTGATGAGCGGCCTGACGGTGATCCTGTTCCTGGGCGGCTGGCACTCGCCGATCCCCGGCGAGACCTTCGTTCCGGGCATCATCTGGTTCGCGCTGAAGATCAGCATGCTGCTGTTCGTCTTCATCTGGGTCCGCGCGACCCTGCCCCGATACCGCTACGATCAGCTGATGCGGCTGGGCTGGAAGGTGTTCCTGCCCATCTCGCTCGCGGCCGTGGTGATCTATTCGGGCATTCTGGTCTATGCCGGGTGGCTGCCCGGCATGGCGAGCTGA
- a CDS encoding NADH-quinone oxidoreductase subunit G (Catalyzes the transfer of electrons from NADH to quinone) — MPKLTVDGMEVEVPQGATVLQACEAAGAEIPRFCYHERLSIAGNCRMCLVEMERSPKPIASCAMPAGDNMVIHTNTETVKKAREGVMEFLLINHPLDCPICDQGGECDLQDQAMAYGRGGSRFEENKRAVSEKYMGPLIKTIMTRCIHCTRCIRFVEEVAGAPDIGAIFRGEDMEITALEQVVDSELSGNVIDLCPVGALTSRPYAFEARPWELRKTETIDVMDAVGSNIRVDARGREVMRVLPRLNDDVNEEWISDKTRYACDGLRRQRLDRPYVRRDGRLKPASWEEAFQAIAARLDGVSGDRIGAIAGDLAGAEEMMALKDLMNALGSGNVDCRQDGGRVGGGARGDYLFNSTIAGIEDADAILLVGTNPRKEASVLNARIRKAWMQSAGALKIGVIGEQADLTYPYEYLGAGPQTLTELAGGGLGFAEALKGAERPMIILGAGAVAREDGLAIHAAARRVADMAGAVTDDWNGFNMLHNAASRVAGLELGLVPGEGGRDTTAILDGAAAGEVEVVYLLGADEVDFPKLEKAFVIYQGSHGDAGAHAADVILPGAAYTEKSAIYINTEGRVQRTDFAVHPPGDAREDWKILRALSGALGRTLPYDDLEGVRSRMKEIIEDIDMADVPRPGALGEAGGGEPGDAPFRPVVGDYYLTNPIARASETMAKCSALYSVGGGGAEATGTDG; from the coding sequence ATGCCGAAGCTGACGGTCGACGGAATGGAAGTGGAGGTGCCCCAGGGCGCCACGGTGCTGCAGGCCTGCGAGGCCGCCGGCGCCGAGATCCCCCGCTTCTGCTATCATGAGCGGCTCTCGATCGCCGGCAATTGCCGCATGTGTCTGGTCGAGATGGAGCGTTCGCCGAAGCCGATTGCGAGCTGCGCCATGCCGGCGGGCGACAACATGGTCATCCACACCAATACGGAGACCGTGAAGAAGGCCCGCGAGGGCGTGATGGAGTTCCTGCTGATCAACCATCCGCTCGACTGTCCGATCTGCGATCAGGGCGGCGAGTGCGATCTGCAGGATCAAGCCATGGCCTATGGCCGGGGCGGCAGCCGCTTCGAAGAGAACAAGCGCGCGGTTTCCGAGAAGTACATGGGCCCGCTGATCAAGACCATCATGACCCGTTGCATCCACTGCACGCGCTGCATCCGCTTCGTCGAGGAAGTCGCCGGCGCGCCCGACATCGGCGCCATCTTCCGCGGCGAGGACATGGAGATCACCGCGCTGGAGCAGGTGGTCGATTCGGAGCTGTCGGGCAATGTCATCGACCTCTGCCCGGTCGGCGCGCTGACCAGCCGGCCCTACGCCTTCGAGGCGCGGCCCTGGGAGCTGCGCAAGACCGAAACCATCGACGTCATGGATGCGGTGGGCTCCAACATCCGGGTCGATGCGCGCGGCCGCGAGGTCATGCGCGTGCTGCCGCGCCTCAATGACGACGTCAACGAGGAGTGGATCTCCGACAAGACGCGTTACGCATGCGACGGCCTGCGCCGCCAGCGTCTGGACCGGCCCTATGTGCGCCGCGACGGACGGCTGAAGCCGGCGAGCTGGGAAGAGGCTTTCCAGGCGATCGCGGCGCGTCTCGACGGCGTCTCGGGCGACCGCATCGGTGCGATCGCGGGCGACCTGGCGGGCGCCGAGGAGATGATGGCGCTGAAGGATCTGATGAACGCGCTGGGCTCCGGCAATGTCGACTGCCGTCAGGATGGCGGCAGGGTCGGCGGCGGCGCGCGCGGCGACTACCTGTTCAACTCGACCATCGCCGGCATCGAGGACGCGGATGCGATCCTGCTGGTGGGCACGAACCCCCGCAAGGAAGCCTCGGTGCTGAACGCCCGTATCCGCAAGGCCTGGATGCAGTCGGCCGGCGCGCTGAAGATCGGCGTCATCGGCGAGCAGGCCGATCTGACCTACCCGTACGAGTATCTCGGCGCGGGTCCGCAGACCCTGACGGAGCTGGCCGGCGGCGGGCTCGGTTTCGCGGAGGCGCTGAAGGGCGCCGAGCGGCCGATGATCATCCTGGGCGCAGGCGCCGTGGCGCGCGAAGACGGGTTGGCCATCCACGCCGCCGCCCGGCGCGTCGCCGACATGGCCGGCGCTGTCACCGATGACTGGAACGGCTTCAACATGCTGCACAATGCGGCATCCCGTGTCGCCGGCCTGGAGCTCGGACTGGTGCCGGGCGAGGGCGGCCGCGACACCACCGCGATCCTAGACGGCGCGGCGGCGGGCGAGGTGGAAGTCGTCTATCTGCTCGGCGCCGACGAGGTCGACTTCCCGAAGCTGGAGAAGGCCTTCGTCATCTACCAGGGCAGTCATGGCGACGCCGGCGCGCACGCCGCGGACGTGATCCTTCCCGGTGCGGCCTATACGGAGAAGTCGGCGATCTACATCAACACCGAGGGCCGCGTTCAGCGGACCGATTTCGCCGTGCATCCGCCGGGCGATGCGCGCGAGGACTGGAAGATTCTCCGGGCGCTGTCGGGGGCGCTGGGCCGGACGCTGCCCTATGACGACCTCGAGGGTGTCAGATCCCGCATGAAGGAAATCATCGAAGACATCGACATGGCGGACGTGCCGCGACCCGGAGCCCTCGGCGAAGCCGGCGGCGGCGAGCCCGGCGACGCGCCGTTCAGGCCGGTCGTCGGCGATTACTATCTGACCAATCCCATCGCCCGGGCGAGCGAGACCATGGCCAAGTGCTCGGCGCTCTACTCGGTCGGCGGCGGCGGCGCGGAGGCGACGGGCACCGATGGCTGA
- a CDS encoding NADH-quinone oxidoreductase subunit M, giving the protein MTDFPLLSILTFAPLAGAVIILLLIRGDDEAVKRNYRWAALWTTGVTFALSLVVWFLFDSSTHEYQFVEESDWIGFGITYRMGLDGISMPFVMLTTFLMPLCILASWDAIQVRVKEYMVAFLLMETLMIGVFCALDLVLFYLFFEGGLIPMFLIIGIWGGGRRIYASFKFFLYTLLGSVLMLLAILWIYFQADTTSIPELIARATSPDTAIPASVQTWLWLAFFASFAVKMPMWPVHTWLPDAHVEAPTAGSVILAGVLLKLGGYGFLRFSLPMFPVASMEFAPFIFALSVVAVIYTSLVALMQQDMKKLIAYSSVAHMGFVTIGLFTFNPQGIEGAIFVMLAHGLISGALFLCVGVIYDRLHTREIARYGGLADNMPRYAFVFMLMTMASIGLPGTAGFVGEFLAIVGAFEANTWVAVLMTTGVILGAAYALWLYRRVIFGKLEKEDLKALRDLSPREIAIFAPICAAVIWMGIYPSVFLDIMEPSVMHLLDNHDKAIAAAEAMSAADLAANEPGLK; this is encoded by the coding sequence ATGACGGATTTCCCCCTTCTCAGCATTCTGACCTTCGCCCCGCTGGCGGGCGCGGTGATCATCCTGCTGCTGATCCGCGGCGACGACGAGGCGGTGAAACGCAACTACCGCTGGGCCGCGCTCTGGACCACGGGCGTCACCTTCGCGCTGTCGCTGGTGGTGTGGTTCCTGTTCGACAGCTCCACGCACGAATACCAGTTCGTCGAGGAGAGCGACTGGATCGGCTTCGGCATCACCTACCGCATGGGCCTGGACGGCATATCCATGCCGTTCGTGATGCTGACCACCTTCCTGATGCCGCTCTGCATCCTGGCCAGCTGGGACGCGATCCAGGTGCGCGTGAAGGAATACATGGTGGCCTTCCTGCTGATGGAGACGCTGATGATCGGCGTCTTCTGCGCGCTGGATCTGGTGCTGTTCTACCTGTTCTTCGAGGGCGGCCTGATCCCGATGTTCCTGATCATCGGCATCTGGGGCGGGGGACGGCGCATCTACGCGTCCTTCAAGTTCTTCCTCTACACCCTGCTCGGCTCGGTTCTGATGCTGCTGGCGATCCTCTGGATCTACTTCCAGGCGGACACCACCAGCATTCCGGAGCTGATCGCGCGGGCGACCTCGCCGGATACGGCGATTCCGGCAAGTGTCCAGACCTGGCTCTGGCTCGCCTTCTTCGCCTCCTTCGCGGTGAAGATGCCCATGTGGCCGGTCCATACCTGGCTGCCCGACGCCCATGTCGAAGCGCCGACGGCGGGTTCCGTGATTCTGGCCGGCGTGCTGCTGAAGCTCGGCGGCTACGGCTTCCTGCGCTTCAGCCTGCCCATGTTCCCGGTCGCTTCGATGGAGTTCGCGCCGTTCATCTTCGCGCTCTCGGTCGTCGCGGTGATCTACACCTCGCTGGTCGCCCTGATGCAGCAGGACATGAAGAAACTGATCGCCTATTCGTCGGTGGCGCACATGGGCTTCGTCACCATCGGCCTGTTCACCTTCAATCCGCAGGGCATCGAAGGCGCGATCTTCGTCATGCTGGCGCACGGGCTGATCTCGGGCGCGCTGTTCCTCTGCGTCGGCGTGATCTACGACCGGCTGCACACGCGCGAGATCGCCCGCTATGGCGGCCTGGCCGACAACATGCCGCGCTACGCCTTCGTCTTCATGCTGATGACCATGGCCTCGATCGGCCTGCCCGGCACCGCGGGGTTCGTCGGCGAGTTTCTCGCCATTGTCGGCGCCTTCGAGGCCAATACCTGGGTCGCCGTGCTGATGACCACGGGCGTCATCCTCGGTGCGGCCTACGCGCTCTGGCTCTATCGCCGGGTGATCTTCGGCAAGCTGGAGAAGGAGGATCTGAAGGCGCTGCGCGATCTCAGCCCGCGCGAGATCGCGATCTTCGCGCCGATCTGCGCCGCCGTGATCTGGATGGGTATCTATCCCTCGGTCTTCCTCGACATCATGGAGCCGTCGGTGATGCATCTGCTCGACAACCATGACAAGGCGATCGCCGCGGCCGAAGCCATGTCTGCCGCCGATCTGGCCGCCAACGAACCGGGGCTGAAGTGA
- a CDS encoding NADH-quinone oxidoreductase subunit I, translating to MGALDRTARSILLQDFRNGFWLTLKYMFTKKVTLNYPYEKGPLSPRFRGEHALRRYPNGEERCIACKLCEAICPALAITIEAEPRDDGSRRTTRYDIDMTKCIYCGFCQEACPVDAIVEGPNYEFATETREELFYDKEKLLANGDRWEREIAANLAADAPYR from the coding sequence ATGGGCGCTCTCGACCGCACCGCACGTTCGATCCTGCTGCAGGATTTCCGCAACGGCTTCTGGCTGACGCTGAAATACATGTTCACGAAGAAGGTGACGCTGAACTACCCCTACGAGAAGGGGCCGCTCAGCCCGCGCTTCCGCGGCGAGCACGCGCTCAGGCGCTATCCCAACGGCGAGGAGCGCTGCATCGCCTGCAAGCTCTGCGAGGCGATCTGCCCGGCGCTGGCCATCACGATCGAGGCCGAGCCGCGCGATGACGGCAGCCGGCGCACGACCCGTTACGACATCGACATGACGAAGTGCATCTATTGCGGCTTCTGTCAGGAGGCCTGCCCGGTGGACGCCATCGTGGAGGGGCCGAACTACGAATTCGCCACCGAAACGCGCGAGGAGCTCTTCTACGACAAGGAGAAGCTGCTGGCGAACGGTGACCGCTGGGAACGCGAGATCGCGGCCAATCTGGCGGCGGACGCGCCCTATCGGTAA